One window of the Archangium primigenium genome contains the following:
- the cheB gene encoding chemotaxis-specific protein-glutamate methyltransferase CheB — translation MEPVSVLPPVKVLVVDDSESNRKLLTELIESAPDLKVVSTAADGNEGLRQVMALHPDVVTLDLEMPRLGGYSFLRLLKNSAPTPVIVISSYAHQADVFKALELGAADFIAKPARPTPEALEKLRRELQDKVRAARQLRPERHVLPRRPRGLVMDPSFVVGVGASTGGPPAVQRLLEAIAVEPTVSLLVCQHMPKQFTRAFAERLDRLGPFTVREAQDGDLLQPGHVFIAPGGRQLVVYRQGGRYTLGTPPPTLQDKHAPSVDRLFQSLAEVFGARALGVVLTGMGSDGAQGTRSIHKAGGEVWAESERTAVVYGMPQEAVATGAVSRVLPLGEIGPALVELARKRR, via the coding sequence ATGGAACCCGTGAGCGTCCTGCCTCCCGTGAAGGTCCTGGTGGTGGACGACTCGGAGTCCAACCGCAAGCTGCTGACGGAGCTCATCGAGTCCGCGCCGGATCTCAAGGTCGTGAGCACCGCGGCGGACGGCAACGAGGGCCTGCGCCAGGTGATGGCCCTGCACCCGGACGTGGTGACCCTGGACCTGGAGATGCCGCGGCTGGGGGGCTACTCCTTCCTGCGCCTGCTCAAGAACTCCGCGCCCACGCCCGTCATCGTCATCTCCAGCTACGCGCACCAGGCGGACGTCTTCAAGGCGCTGGAGCTGGGCGCCGCGGACTTCATCGCCAAGCCCGCCCGGCCCACGCCCGAGGCCCTGGAGAAGCTGCGCCGGGAGCTGCAGGACAAGGTGCGCGCCGCGCGTCAGCTGCGTCCCGAGCGCCACGTGCTCCCGCGCCGTCCCCGGGGGCTCGTCATGGATCCCTCGTTCGTGGTGGGCGTGGGCGCCTCCACCGGCGGGCCGCCCGCCGTGCAGCGGCTGCTGGAGGCGATCGCCGTCGAGCCCACGGTGAGCCTGTTGGTGTGCCAGCACATGCCCAAGCAGTTCACCCGGGCGTTCGCCGAGCGCTTGGATCGCCTCGGCCCCTTCACCGTGCGCGAGGCCCAGGATGGCGACTTGCTGCAGCCCGGCCATGTCTTCATCGCGCCGGGAGGCCGGCAGCTCGTGGTGTACCGGCAGGGCGGGCGCTACACGCTGGGCACCCCGCCGCCCACGCTCCAGGACAAGCACGCGCCCTCGGTGGACCGGCTCTTCCAGAGCCTCGCCGAGGTGTTCGGTGCGCGGGCCCTCGGTGTGGTACTGACGGGCATGGGCTCGGACGGAGCCCAGGGCACCCGGAGCATCCACAAAGCGGGCGGCGAGGTGTGGGCGGAGTCGGAGCGCACGGCGGTCGTCTACGGAATGCCCCAGGAAGCGGTGGCCACGGGCGCGGTGAGCCGCGTGCTGCCCCTGGGCGAGATTGGCCCCGCGCTGGTGGAACTGGCGCGCAAGAGGCGGTGA
- the ribE gene encoding 6,7-dimethyl-8-ribityllumazine synthase, whose product MPRYIEGDFLPPKGRFAICVARFNAFITEELVKGAVDTLVRHGVADGDIDVFRCPGTYELPALTRRVSETRSYVGIVTLGAVIRGGTPHFDYVSGECTKGIGQVAFTSQAAVTFGVLTCDTVEQAIDRAGVKAGNKGSEAAMACIEMVNLHTRLASLPQGKS is encoded by the coding sequence ATGCCCCGTTACATCGAAGGTGACTTCCTCCCCCCCAAGGGCCGCTTCGCCATCTGCGTGGCCCGTTTCAACGCGTTCATCACCGAGGAACTGGTGAAGGGCGCGGTGGACACCCTGGTGCGCCACGGTGTGGCCGATGGGGACATCGACGTGTTCCGCTGCCCCGGCACCTACGAGCTGCCGGCGCTCACGCGGCGCGTGTCGGAGACCCGGTCCTACGTGGGCATCGTCACCCTGGGCGCCGTCATCCGCGGGGGCACGCCCCACTTCGACTACGTGTCGGGCGAGTGCACCAAGGGCATCGGCCAGGTGGCCTTCACCTCCCAGGCGGCCGTCACCTTCGGCGTGCTCACGTGTGACACCGTGGAGCAGGCCATCGACCGCGCCGGCGTGAAGGCCGGCAACAAGGGCTCCGAGGCGGCGATGGCCTGCATCGAGATGGTCAACCTGCACACGCGGCTCGCCTCCCTGCCGCAAGGAAAGAGCTGA
- a CDS encoding response regulator, giving the protein MTSKILIVEDSRASRELIAATVESIPGLEAIPSSSGLEALKLLPQHDFALIITDINMPDINGLELIRFVKSNPALRDTPLFIITTEGRETDRDRGLALGAVEYLVKPFSPRSLEELVRRYLQLA; this is encoded by the coding sequence ATGACGTCCAAGATTCTGATCGTGGAGGATTCGAGGGCCTCGCGGGAGCTCATCGCCGCGACGGTGGAGTCCATCCCGGGTCTCGAGGCCATCCCCTCCAGCAGTGGCCTCGAGGCGCTCAAGCTGCTGCCCCAGCACGACTTCGCGCTCATCATCACCGACATCAACATGCCCGACATCAACGGGCTGGAGCTCATCCGCTTCGTCAAGAGCAACCCCGCCCTGCGTGACACCCCCCTGTTCATCATCACCACCGAGGGTCGGGAGACGGATCGCGATCGCGGACTGGCGCTGGGCGCGGTGGAGTACCTGGTGAAGCCCTTCTCCCCGCGGAGCCTGGAAGAGCTCGTGCGGCGCTACCTCCAGCTCGCGTGA
- a CDS encoding M17 family peptidase N-terminal domain-containing protein: MNVSTHELGLAGLDSLQEVDALCLFVAEDDRPLPGIAGYVDWRLCGTLSRVLLSGFFAGARDDSLLLPTDGGFTVPRVFVLGLGRRQGMDAAALGAALASAGQVLARARVDSVALEIPGHGALDDSARLSAFQERFLPAFKGKKVSVLADKEFARRLPSRKA, translated from the coding sequence GTGAACGTCTCCACCCACGAGCTCGGTCTGGCGGGTCTGGACTCGCTGCAGGAGGTGGACGCCCTCTGCCTCTTCGTGGCCGAGGACGACCGGCCCCTGCCGGGCATCGCGGGGTATGTGGACTGGCGCCTGTGCGGCACCCTGTCGCGCGTGCTCCTGTCCGGCTTCTTCGCGGGCGCCCGGGACGACTCCCTGCTGCTGCCCACGGACGGGGGGTTCACGGTCCCCCGGGTCTTCGTCCTGGGCCTGGGCCGACGCCAGGGCATGGACGCCGCCGCCCTGGGCGCCGCGCTCGCCTCCGCCGGCCAGGTGCTCGCCCGGGCCCGGGTGGACTCCGTGGCCCTGGAGATCCCAGGTCACGGCGCGCTGGATGACTCCGCACGTCTGTCCGCCTTCCAGGAACGCTTCCTTCCCGCCTTCAAGGGAAAGAAGGTCTCGGTGCTGGCGGACAAGGAATTCGCCCGCCGACTGCCTTCCCGCAAGGCCTGA
- a CDS encoding HEAT repeat domain-containing protein, producing MSEEGRNAEELRYRALLALDVFRPDARERLVEGLHDESWRVRRAAAGGFARLPGRTVSVERLIAVLGERDETGARNASAEALVSLGAASVNPLVKLLGHADPDQRKFAADILGQLARPEAEDALVFALLEDADLNVRVAAAEALGRLGGRGGVRALERTLNDSEPLLRLSALESLAALRQPPPLADVLPLLNNPLLKRSAYRVLGLIPRLEATELVCRGLCSEVRSTREAALVALGQQAALTAPALRPGMDQAVAQVLQQLPEASGWVANALESEDLELRAGGLVVAAALRAPRLAPLVAEVAQEERLMPEVMRTLACFGPETGRELLASMGRLSFAAREAAGQVLVEMVDASFVPELVQMLDWSELDVKGVAVRALGRTGAREAVEPLAGLLADPDMAPLAARALVSLASSHRAPVLQVLESALEQDADPAVLSALVRVGGTAKLPLVRRIARQAAVPLRATAVEVVAAVDPSGGLELARAALVDEASPVRAAAVRVLGQVGDASMSELLARALADRSLDVQLSALEAVGECGAVDRAGDLEALVRHPDGAIAFRAVRSLARLGVLRDEVLARAVEHEDHEVVKAALQADADHGGGEALALKLLGHGRWDVRAAAARVLADAGGTDCLPAMLSALSVETDTLARRALVDAVERLTGR from the coding sequence ATGAGCGAGGAAGGGCGGAACGCCGAGGAGCTGCGCTATCGGGCGCTGCTGGCGTTGGACGTCTTCCGGCCCGATGCGCGCGAGCGCCTCGTGGAGGGACTGCACGACGAGAGCTGGCGGGTCCGGCGCGCCGCGGCGGGGGGCTTCGCCCGGCTGCCGGGACGCACGGTCTCGGTGGAGCGGCTCATCGCCGTGCTCGGCGAGCGCGACGAGACGGGCGCCCGCAACGCCTCGGCCGAGGCCCTGGTGAGCCTGGGCGCCGCGTCCGTCAATCCCCTGGTGAAGCTGCTCGGGCACGCGGATCCGGACCAGCGCAAGTTCGCCGCGGACATCCTCGGTCAGCTCGCCCGGCCCGAGGCCGAGGACGCCCTCGTCTTCGCCCTGTTGGAGGACGCGGACCTCAACGTGCGGGTGGCCGCGGCCGAGGCGCTCGGTCGGCTGGGCGGGCGCGGCGGGGTGCGGGCCCTGGAGCGCACGCTCAACGACAGCGAGCCCCTCTTGCGGCTGAGCGCCCTGGAGTCGCTCGCGGCGCTGCGGCAGCCCCCGCCCCTGGCCGACGTGCTGCCCCTGCTCAACAACCCCCTGCTCAAGCGCAGCGCCTACCGCGTGCTGGGGCTCATTCCCCGCCTGGAGGCCACGGAGCTCGTGTGCCGCGGCCTGTGCTCGGAGGTGCGCTCCACCCGTGAGGCGGCGCTCGTGGCCCTGGGTCAGCAGGCCGCCCTCACGGCGCCCGCGCTGCGACCGGGCATGGATCAGGCCGTGGCCCAGGTGCTCCAGCAACTGCCCGAGGCGTCCGGCTGGGTGGCCAACGCCCTGGAGTCGGAGGACCTGGAGCTGCGCGCCGGCGGGCTCGTGGTGGCCGCGGCCCTGCGTGCCCCGAGGCTCGCGCCCCTGGTGGCCGAGGTGGCCCAGGAAGAGCGCCTGATGCCCGAGGTGATGCGCACGCTCGCGTGCTTCGGTCCGGAGACGGGGCGCGAGCTCCTGGCGAGCATGGGCCGGTTGTCCTTCGCGGCGCGCGAGGCCGCGGGGCAGGTGCTCGTGGAGATGGTGGACGCCTCCTTCGTCCCCGAGCTCGTGCAGATGCTCGATTGGAGCGAGCTGGACGTGAAGGGCGTGGCGGTGCGGGCGCTCGGACGCACGGGCGCGCGCGAGGCCGTGGAGCCGCTCGCCGGACTGCTGGCGGATCCCGACATGGCGCCCCTGGCGGCCCGCGCCCTGGTGTCCCTGGCGTCGAGCCACCGCGCGCCGGTGCTCCAGGTGCTGGAGTCCGCCCTGGAGCAGGACGCGGATCCCGCGGTGCTCAGCGCCCTGGTGCGGGTGGGCGGCACCGCCAAGCTGCCCCTGGTGCGCCGCATCGCGCGGCAGGCGGCGGTGCCCCTGCGCGCCACCGCCGTGGAGGTGGTGGCCGCGGTGGACCCCTCCGGCGGACTGGAGCTGGCGCGGGCCGCGCTGGTGGACGAGGCCTCGCCGGTGCGCGCCGCGGCGGTGCGGGTGCTCGGCCAGGTGGGGGACGCCTCCATGTCGGAGCTGCTCGCCCGGGCCCTCGCCGACAGATCCCTGGACGTGCAGCTCTCCGCCCTGGAGGCCGTGGGCGAGTGCGGGGCCGTGGATCGGGCGGGCGACCTGGAGGCCCTGGTGCGCCACCCGGACGGGGCCATCGCCTTTCGCGCGGTGCGCTCGCTGGCCCGGCTGGGCGTGCTGCGCGACGAGGTGCTCGCCCGCGCGGTGGAGCATGAGGATCACGAGGTGGTGAAGGCGGCGCTCCAGGCGGACGCGGACCATGGCGGTGGTGAGGCCCTGGCGCTCAAGCTGCTCGGCCACGGGCGCTGGGACGTGCGCGCCGCGGCGGCCCGGGTCCTGGCGGATGCCGGCGGCACGGACTGCCTGCCGGCGATGCTCTCGGCGCTGTCCGTGGAAACGGACACGCTGGCGCGCCGGGCCCTGGTGGACGCGGTGGAACGGCTGACGGGACGCTGA
- a CDS encoding chemotaxis protein CheW: MRQRALTLSRLTPSRADEQAEAQRDPPVQLCAFFVGAEEYAVDIMRVEEILQPQRLTPVRGAPAFLEGVIRLRGAILPVVDLRKRLLGVAAPVDTPKTRLLVCWVGRRRVAFTVDRVSEVVRLRRGEIKPAPALGAVGAGPFVVGVYGEPESREAPVPGGERLKLLLDVKALLLAELLRDSSRRGNG; this comes from the coding sequence ATGAGACAACGCGCGCTCACCCTCAGCCGATTGACGCCTTCTCGCGCGGACGAGCAGGCCGAAGCCCAGCGCGATCCCCCGGTGCAGCTGTGTGCCTTCTTCGTGGGCGCCGAGGAGTACGCCGTGGACATCATGCGCGTGGAGGAGATCCTCCAGCCCCAGCGGCTGACCCCCGTGCGGGGCGCGCCGGCCTTCCTGGAGGGCGTCATCCGGCTGCGCGGCGCCATCCTTCCCGTGGTGGACCTGCGCAAGCGGCTGCTCGGCGTGGCGGCGCCCGTGGACACGCCCAAGACGCGGCTCCTGGTGTGCTGGGTGGGCCGTCGGCGCGTGGCCTTCACCGTGGACCGGGTCTCCGAGGTGGTGCGGCTGCGGCGCGGGGAGATCAAGCCCGCGCCGGCGCTCGGGGCCGTGGGCGCGGGGCCCTTCGTGGTGGGCGTGTATGGTGAGCCGGAGTCGCGTGAGGCGCCGGTGCCGGGCGGCGAGCGGCTCAAGCTGTTGTTGGACGTGAAGGCGCTGCTGCTGGCGGAGCTGCTGCGCGACTCCAGTCGGAGGGGGAACGGATGA
- a CDS encoding Fpg/Nei family DNA glycosylase, with protein MPEGNIIHRLARVHRRWLVGRRFTADSPQGRFAAEAPHLSGRVLEDVRAHGKHLFHHFEGGVRLHVHLGLFGTIRHFRAQATPPSPACRLRLASPHATLQLSGPQTCELLTPDAEAALRARLGEDPLHADASRERAFAALRQVRAPIATALLDQSRISGVGNILRAEALFLARLSPHLPASDLRAPDFERLWTALRQLLEDAARDGRIVPPHAPPTALTLPGRRREDRFCVYDREDLPCPHCATPVARVPLAGRSLFFCPRCQAPRRRAARARPAPGRARP; from the coding sequence ATGCCCGAGGGAAACATCATCCACCGCCTCGCCCGCGTCCACCGCCGCTGGCTCGTCGGCCGTCGCTTCACCGCGGACTCCCCCCAGGGGCGCTTCGCCGCCGAGGCCCCCCACCTCTCGGGGCGGGTGCTCGAGGACGTGCGGGCCCATGGCAAGCACCTCTTCCACCACTTCGAGGGCGGGGTCCGGCTCCACGTGCACCTGGGCCTGTTCGGCACCATCCGCCACTTCCGCGCCCAGGCCACCCCCCCGTCCCCGGCCTGTCGGCTGAGGCTCGCCTCCCCCCACGCGACGCTCCAGCTGTCCGGCCCCCAGACCTGTGAGCTGCTCACCCCGGACGCCGAGGCCGCGCTCCGGGCCCGCCTGGGCGAGGACCCCCTCCACGCCGACGCGTCCCGCGAGCGGGCCTTCGCGGCCCTGCGTCAGGTCCGCGCGCCGATCGCCACCGCCCTGCTCGACCAGTCCCGCATCTCGGGGGTGGGCAACATCCTGCGCGCCGAGGCCCTCTTCCTCGCGCGCCTGTCGCCCCACCTGCCCGCGAGCGACTTGCGCGCCCCCGACTTCGAGCGCTTGTGGACGGCCCTGCGCCAGTTGCTCGAGGACGCCGCCCGGGATGGCCGCATCGTCCCACCCCATGCGCCCCCCACCGCCCTCACCCTCCCCGGCCGGCGCCGGGAGGACCGCTTCTGCGTCTACGACCGCGAGGACCTCCCCTGCCCTCACTGCGCCACCCCCGTCGCCCGGGTGCCGCTCGCCGGGCGGAGCCTGTTCTTCTGCCCCCGCTGCCAGGCGCCTCGCCGACGCGCCGCCCGCGCCCGTCCAGCCCCGGGGAGGGCCCGCCCGTAA
- a CDS encoding CheR family methyltransferase — protein sequence MPFDSGRPEMNAEEFRLLRDFVYAYCGILVRDDMKYVMQRRLWPRLEALGLNDFASYYRYLRFDAQRRAELDTAIEALTTHETYFFREPRQLKAFSQEVLPVLERRNARLRRLRLWSAGCSSGEEAYTLAMLLKESGRFEGWDVEVHGSDISRRVLAAARQGEYGPSALRATSAEQLARYFTQIGPNRVRVREDIRAWVTFGHHNLQDTEHGTSSPRVDAVFCRNVLIYFDTPARQRVLKLLYDRLVPGGYLMLGHSENLINLSADFELVHLRGDLVYRRPELGGWNP from the coding sequence ATGCCTTTCGATTCAGGCCGGCCGGAGATGAACGCGGAGGAGTTCCGCCTGCTGCGGGACTTCGTGTACGCCTACTGCGGCATCCTGGTCCGCGACGACATGAAGTACGTCATGCAGCGGCGGCTCTGGCCGCGTCTGGAGGCCCTGGGCCTCAATGACTTCGCCTCCTACTACCGCTACCTGCGCTTCGATGCGCAGCGCCGCGCCGAGCTGGACACGGCCATCGAGGCCCTCACCACGCACGAGACGTACTTCTTTCGCGAGCCGCGCCAGCTCAAGGCCTTCTCCCAGGAAGTCCTCCCCGTGCTCGAGCGGCGCAACGCGCGCCTGCGTCGGCTGCGGCTGTGGTCCGCGGGCTGCTCCTCCGGCGAGGAGGCCTACACGCTCGCCATGCTCCTCAAGGAGAGCGGCCGCTTCGAGGGGTGGGACGTCGAGGTGCACGGCTCGGACATCTCCCGCCGCGTGCTGGCGGCGGCGCGCCAGGGCGAGTACGGGCCGAGCGCGCTGCGCGCCACGTCCGCCGAGCAGCTCGCCCGGTACTTCACCCAGATTGGCCCCAACCGGGTGCGGGTGCGCGAGGACATCCGCGCCTGGGTGACGTTCGGCCACCACAACCTGCAGGACACCGAGCACGGCACGTCCTCGCCGCGCGTGGACGCCGTCTTCTGCCGCAACGTGCTCATCTACTTCGACACGCCCGCCCGCCAGCGCGTGCTCAAGCTCCTCTATGACCGGCTGGTGCCGGGGGGCTACCTCATGCTCGGGCACTCGGAGAACCTCATCAACCTGAGCGCCGACTTCGAGCTGGTGCACCTGCGCGGCGACCTCGTCTACCGCCGTCCGGAGCTGGGGGGATGGAACCCGTGA
- a CDS encoding chemotaxis protein CheW gives MSTAGKALAEFIAEGTEILESLSRDLLLLDQQRGTEPDPEVINGIFRAAHSLKGLAALFGQERIAKLAHQTEDLLDRLRLGKLSLDDQVLDGLIESLDVLQSLLSEASREEATDSLGERVTTLGQRLADLGTVASASDEDPLDRLDLPAQVRAVFTEYEEHRLRENVRRGVALYRVRAAFDLSDFDTGLTELNARLKPLGEVVSTLPSSEPGGLSGIAFDLIFGAKVSSEELTQKLEGTPAQLFSIGIRPATPSPRPSESESEPEAVAPTLAAASVPARKTAKRKPRAPKAPTPEVVAEEVVATPTAKTTVLRALESEPAAETTEAHVPVRTLVQDPPTSRSGRGEGESARSLTQTVRVDISRLDALMNTVGELLLIKANLQRMVESVRQDPGTSLSKAWGQELSRETRQLERKLDALQEGLLEARMVPVGQVFDRLARLVRRIAREVGKEIDFIIGGGDVELDKLIVEELSDPLMHIIRNAIDHGAESPEARLAVGKPRRARISLHAEQKGNHVVIEVSDDGAGIDELGVRELALRKGLITEAQAREMSRRELLNLIFLPGFSTARSVSELSGRGVGLDVVKNNIGNLSGIIDVWSERGQGTAFHLTLPVTLAIIRALVVGVSGRTYAVPLNSVLEILSVKPAEIRTVERREVLDVRGSTLPLMRLARVFGHPEHHPDRYFVVVAGLAQERLGIAVDELQGQQDIVVKSLGGRLQGVRGISGAADLANRRTVLVLDVGALLEEGMSTERRRA, from the coding sequence GTGAGCACCGCGGGCAAGGCCCTGGCGGAGTTCATCGCCGAGGGCACGGAGATCCTCGAGTCGCTGAGCCGGGACCTGCTCCTGTTGGATCAGCAGCGCGGCACGGAGCCGGATCCCGAGGTCATCAACGGCATCTTCCGGGCGGCGCACTCGCTCAAGGGCCTGGCGGCGCTCTTCGGCCAGGAGCGCATCGCGAAGCTGGCCCACCAGACGGAGGACCTGCTGGATCGGCTGCGGCTGGGCAAGCTATCGCTGGACGATCAGGTGCTCGACGGGCTCATCGAGTCCCTGGACGTGCTCCAGTCCCTGCTGTCCGAGGCGTCGCGGGAAGAGGCCACGGACTCGTTGGGCGAGCGGGTGACGACGCTCGGGCAGCGGCTGGCGGACCTGGGCACGGTGGCGTCCGCGTCCGACGAGGATCCGCTGGACCGCCTGGACCTGCCCGCGCAGGTGCGCGCCGTCTTCACCGAGTACGAGGAGCACCGCCTGCGCGAGAACGTGCGCCGGGGCGTGGCGCTCTACCGCGTGCGGGCCGCGTTCGACCTGTCCGACTTCGACACGGGCCTCACCGAGCTCAACGCGCGGCTCAAGCCCCTGGGCGAGGTCGTCAGCACCCTGCCGTCGTCGGAGCCCGGGGGGCTGTCGGGCATCGCGTTCGACCTCATCTTCGGCGCCAAGGTGTCCAGCGAGGAGCTGACGCAGAAGCTCGAGGGCACGCCCGCCCAGCTCTTCTCGATCGGGATCCGCCCGGCCACCCCCTCCCCGCGCCCGTCCGAGTCCGAGTCCGAGCCGGAGGCCGTGGCCCCGACCCTGGCGGCGGCGAGCGTCCCGGCGCGCAAGACGGCCAAACGCAAGCCCCGGGCGCCCAAGGCGCCCACCCCCGAGGTCGTCGCGGAAGAGGTCGTCGCGACGCCCACGGCGAAGACGACCGTCCTGCGCGCGCTGGAGAGCGAGCCCGCGGCGGAGACGACCGAGGCCCACGTCCCGGTGCGCACGCTGGTGCAGGATCCGCCCACGTCCCGGAGCGGCCGGGGCGAGGGGGAGTCCGCGCGCAGCCTCACCCAGACGGTGCGCGTGGACATCAGCCGGCTGGACGCGCTGATGAACACCGTGGGCGAGTTGCTGCTCATCAAGGCCAACCTCCAGCGCATGGTGGAGAGCGTGCGGCAGGACCCGGGCACCTCGCTGTCCAAGGCGTGGGGCCAGGAGCTGTCGCGCGAGACGCGGCAGTTGGAGCGCAAACTGGACGCGCTGCAGGAGGGCCTCCTGGAGGCGCGCATGGTGCCCGTGGGCCAGGTGTTCGACCGGCTCGCGCGCCTGGTGCGCCGCATCGCGCGCGAGGTGGGCAAGGAGATCGACTTCATCATCGGCGGCGGCGACGTGGAGCTGGACAAGCTCATCGTCGAGGAGCTGAGCGATCCGCTCATGCACATCATCCGCAACGCCATCGACCATGGGGCCGAGTCCCCCGAGGCGCGGCTGGCGGTGGGCAAGCCCCGACGGGCACGCATCTCGCTGCACGCCGAGCAGAAGGGCAACCACGTCGTCATCGAGGTGAGTGACGACGGGGCGGGCATCGACGAGCTGGGCGTGCGCGAGCTGGCGCTGCGCAAGGGCCTCATCACCGAGGCCCAGGCGCGCGAGATGAGCCGGCGCGAGCTGCTCAACCTCATCTTCCTGCCGGGCTTCTCCACCGCGCGCAGCGTGAGCGAGCTGTCCGGCCGGGGCGTGGGCCTGGACGTGGTGAAGAACAACATCGGCAACCTGTCCGGCATCATCGACGTGTGGAGCGAGCGGGGGCAGGGCACCGCCTTCCACCTCACGCTGCCCGTCACCCTGGCCATCATCCGGGCCCTGGTGGTGGGCGTGAGTGGTCGCACCTACGCGGTGCCGCTCAACAGCGTGCTGGAAATCCTCTCCGTCAAGCCGGCGGAGATCCGCACCGTGGAGCGGCGCGAGGTGCTGGACGTGCGCGGCAGCACGCTGCCCCTCATGCGGCTGGCGCGCGTGTTCGGCCACCCGGAGCACCACCCGGACCGCTACTTCGTGGTGGTGGCGGGGCTGGCCCAGGAGCGCCTGGGCATCGCCGTGGACGAGCTCCAGGGCCAGCAGGACATCGTCGTCAAATCCCTGGGCGGCCGATTGCAGGGCGTGCGAGGGATCTCGGGGGCGGCGGACCTGGCCAACCGGCGCACCGTGCTGGTGCTCGACGTGGGCGCCCTGTTGGAAGAAGGGATGAGCACCGAGCGGCGCCGGGCGTGA
- the nusB gene encoding transcription antitermination factor NusB yields MGARRTARERALQALYQVDMAPGSRIGEALEAAWAAAEVANTEAEAVKFARELAEGVQSHREEIDQLIEKHSHNWRLDRMSRIDRNVLRLGVFELKYRPDIPKKVSINEAVELGKNFGTEESSAFVNGLLDRVAVALGKQ; encoded by the coding sequence ATGGGCGCGCGCAGAACGGCTCGTGAGCGGGCGCTCCAGGCGCTCTACCAGGTGGACATGGCGCCGGGCTCCCGCATCGGCGAGGCCCTGGAGGCCGCGTGGGCCGCCGCCGAGGTGGCCAACACCGAGGCCGAGGCGGTGAAGTTCGCCCGCGAGCTCGCCGAGGGCGTGCAGTCCCACCGCGAGGAGATCGACCAGCTCATCGAGAAGCACAGCCACAACTGGCGCCTGGACCGCATGTCGCGCATCGACCGCAACGTGCTGCGCCTGGGCGTCTTCGAGCTCAAGTACCGCCCGGACATCCCCAAGAAGGTGTCCATCAACGAGGCGGTGGAGCTGGGCAAGAACTTCGGCACCGAGGAGTCCAGCGCCTTCGTCAACGGCCTGCTGGATCGCGTGGCCGTGGCCCTGGGGAAGCAGTGA
- a CDS encoding chemotaxis protein CheW, with protein MPSLSSLLDNFFYRPDEDVGPIEEVVAGTDEFIETAAEEVPEEYLAFRLEGEIYAVPIHGVREIVKVPPLTEVPRAAANLLGVMYLRGEVLPVYDIKVKLRLADTSALVAGPEAPPPPRGARIIVVQTADGLAGIWVDAVSEVVRLRPSMLELAPPGVGGGERDCVVGLGRRKQELFILLDIWQALS; from the coding sequence GTGCCTTCCCTGTCATCGCTGCTCGACAACTTCTTCTACCGCCCGGACGAGGACGTCGGTCCCATCGAGGAAGTGGTGGCCGGCACCGATGAGTTCATCGAGACCGCCGCGGAGGAGGTCCCCGAGGAATACCTGGCCTTCCGGCTGGAGGGGGAGATCTACGCGGTGCCCATCCACGGCGTGCGGGAGATCGTGAAGGTGCCCCCGCTCACCGAGGTGCCCCGGGCGGCCGCCAACCTGCTGGGGGTCATGTACCTGCGCGGCGAGGTGCTGCCCGTCTACGACATCAAGGTGAAGCTGCGCCTGGCCGACACGTCCGCCCTGGTGGCCGGCCCCGAGGCCCCCCCGCCTCCCCGGGGGGCGCGCATCATCGTCGTGCAGACGGCGGACGGGCTCGCGGGCATCTGGGTGGACGCCGTGTCCGAGGTGGTGCGGCTGCGGCCCTCCATGCTGGAGCTGGCGCCGCCGGGCGTGGGGGGCGGAGAACGCGATTGCGTCGTGGGGCTCGGTCGGCGCAAACAGGAGCTCTTCATCCTGCTCGACATCTGGCAGGCCCTCTCATGA